DNA from Streptomyces luteogriseus:
TCGGCACCATCGCCAACTCGGGGACCGCCACGTTCCTGAAGGAGCTGAAGGAGGCCAAGGACGCGGGCGGGGCCGAGGGGCTCATCGGCCAGTTCGGGGTTGGCTTCTACTCCGGCTTCATGGCGGCGGACGAGGTGACGCTGGTGACCCGGCGCGCCGGGGAGGGCCAGGGGACCCGCTGGACGTCGCGCGGCGAGGCCACGTACACGCTGGAGAGGGTCGACGACGCGCCGCAGGGCACCTCCGTCACGCTCCACCTCAAGCCCGCCGACCCCGAGAACCAGCTGCACGACTACACCTCCGAGTGGACGATCCGGGAGATCGTCAAGCGCTACTCGGACTTCATCACCTGGCCGATCCGGATGGTCCCGGAGGCGAAGGACGGTGAGAGCGCGCCCGAGCCCGAGACGCTGAACTCCATGAAGGCCCTGTGGGCGCGCTCGCGCGACGAGGTGTCCGACGACGAGTACCACGAGCTGTACAAGCACATCAGCCACGACTGGCGCGAGCCGCTGGAGACGATCCGGCTCCAGGCCGAGGGCACCTTCGAGTACCAGGCCCTGCTCTTCGTCCCCTCGCACGCCCCGCACGACCTGTTCACGCGGGACTTCAAGCGAGGCGTCCAGCTCTATGTGAAGCGCGTCTTCATCATGGACGACTGCGAGGCGTTGCTGCCGCCCTACCTCCGCTTCGTCAAGGGCGTCGTCGACGCGCAGGACCTCTCGCTCAACGTCTCCCGCGAGATCCTCCAGCAGGACCGGCACATCCGGATGATGCAGCGCCGGCTGACCAAGAAGGTGCTCTCCACGGTCAAGGAGATCAAGACCAAGGACGCCGACCGCTACGCCACGTTCTGGCGCGAGTTCGGCACGGCCCTGAAGGAGGGCCTGGTCACCGACTCCGAGAACCGCGACGCCATCCTCGCCGTCTCCTCGTTCGCGACCACGCACTCCGCCGACGAGCCGACCACGCTCGCGCAGTACGTGGAGCGGATGAAGGACGGCCAGGAGGACATCTGGTTCATCACCGGCGAGTCCCGGCAGAGCATCGAGAACTCCCCGCACATGGAGGCGTTCCGGGACAAGGGCATCGAGGTGCTGCTGCTCACCGACGCCGTCGACGAGGTCTGGGTCGACGCCGTCGGCGAGTTCCAGGGCAAGAAGCTCCGGTCCGTCGCCAAGGGCGAGATCGACCTCGACGCCGAGGGCGAGGAGAAGGCCGGCGAGGAGCGGGAGAAGCAGGCCGAGGAGTACGCCGGGCTGCTCGGCTGGATGCAGGAGCGGCTCGACGAGGACATCAAGGAGGTCCGCCTCTCCACGCGGCTCACGATCTCCCCGGCCTGCGTCGTCTCGGACGCGCACGACCTGACTCCGGCCCTGGAGAACATGTACCGGGCGATGGGCCAGGAGGTGCCGCGCACCAAGCGGATCCTGGAGCTCAACCCCGGCCACCCGCTGGTGAAGGGCCTGCACGAGGCGTACCGGGCGAGCGAGGACCGTTCGGAGCTCGCCGAGTCCGCCGAGCTGCTGCACGCCCTGGCGGTGCTCGCCGAGGGCGGCCAGCCCAAGGACCCGGCGCGCTTCGTCAGGCTCGTGGCGGACCGCCTGGAGCGGACGCTGTAGTCAGGGTGAGGATCAGGGGTGGTCCGGGGCGCCCGCCGGCCGGGCACCGGGCGGGGTGGTGCCGGTGCCCGGCGGGACGACCTCGCCCTGGACCACCCGCGGCGCGGGGGCCGTCCCGGCCTCCTCGTCCTTCGCCGCGCGGGCCTCGGCCTTGAGGATGCGGGCCGCCTTGCCGGCCGAGCGGGTCAGCTCGGGGAGCTTCTTCATCCCGATGACGGCTATGACGACGATGAGAATGATCGCGAGCTCGCTCAGTCCGAACATGGTGTCCTGTCCTCTCTCGCCCGGGCCGGGCACGGCGTGAGCGTATCGGGCGGGGAGCACGGTGTGATCGCCGTCCCGGGATGCGGTCCCAGATGACGGCGCAGGTGCGGCAGGATGCCGCGGTCGAGCAGTTCCTGCCGCCAGACCAGCCGGGCGTGCTCCACCTGGTCGGCGGCCGGGGGCACACCGCGCCGGCGCAGGGCCGTGTGCAGCACGTCGGCCAGGGTGACGAGGCCGGTCACGGCCGCCGCGAGCGCCAGGGTCCAGCCGGCCGCGACGAGCGACCCGGGCAGCGGGCCGACGGCGCCGGCGACGTGGAGCAGAGCGCCGGTCAGGAGCAGCGCCACGGCGGACGTGCCCGCCACGAGCGGCGTGAGCACCGCGAGGGCCGGCAGCAGACTGCCCGCGCCGAGCAGGCTCCGCGTCTCCTGCCGGGCGGCCCTGCGCACGGCCAGGTAGGAGCGGTACGGCCGCTCGGCCGCCGCCGCGATGTCGTCGGCGTGGGCGAGTGCGTGGGCGCGCAGGTGCGCCGCCGCCCGGCCGGTCGGGTCGGCGCCCAGGGCGCCACGGATGTCCGCGGTGCCCAGCGCGTGGTGCAGTACGGCTTCGAAGTCCGCGCGGTCGTCCGGGCGGAGGCGGGACGGGTCGGCCACATGGTCTCCCGGTCGGTTGCTGGGGCGGCCGCCGGGCCCGGCCACACGCGGTCGGGCCCGGCGGCGCGGTCGGTCCGGGTCAGACGTTGACGCCGAAATCGGAGGCGATGCCGGCCAGGCCCGAGGCGTAGCCCTGGCCGACGGCGCGGAACTTCCACTCGGTGCCGTGCCGGTAGAGCTCGCCGAAGACCATCGCCGTCTCGGTGGAGGCGTCCTCGGACAAGTCGTAGCGGGCGATCTCCTGGCCGCCCGCCTGGTTGACGACCCGGATGAAGGCGTTGCGGACCTGCCCGAAGCTCTGGCCGCGGTTCTCGGCGTCGTGGATGGACACCGGGAACACGATCTTCTCGATCTCGGCGGGCACGGCGGCGAGGTTCACCTTGACGGACTCGTCGTCGCCCTCGCCCTCACCGGTGAGGTTGTCGCCGGTGTGCTCGACCGAACCGTCCGGGCTCTTGAGCTGGTTGTAGAAGACGAAGTGCTGGTCCGACGGAACCTTGCCGGAGGCGTCGAGGAGCAGGGCGGAAGCGTCGAGGTCGTAGTCGGTGCCGGTGGTCGTGCGCACGTCCCAGCCCAGGCCGACCAGGACGGCGGTGAGGCCGGGCGCCTCCTTGCTGAGCGAGACGTTGCCGCCCTTGGACAGGGAAACTCCCACGGGATACTCCTTCTTGAGCGCTTGACGCGTGCGGTGCGGATGCCACTCCGAATCTACAGCAATGTAGAAGTAGGCGGGATGGGGCCGGCGGATCTATACGATGTCCGCAAGGGCAACGCAGGGCGGCGAAAGCGAGGCAGGGCGGTGACGGATCCCGGGCAGCGTCCCCGGCGGGGACAGGGTGAGCTGGAGGCGCTGGTGCTGTCGGCGCTGCGGGAGGCGGACGGCCCCGCCACGGCCGGCTGGGTGCAGGAACGCCTCGGCGGCGACCTCGCGTACACGACGGTGATCACGATCCTGACCCGGCTCCTGGGCAAGGGCGCGGTCACCCGGGAGCGGGTCGGCCGGTCCTTCGCCTGGACACCGGACTCGGACCAGGCGGGCCTGGCCGCCCGGAAGATGCGCAAGGTGCTGGACGCCGAGAGCGACCGCGGGGCCGTACTGGCCAGCTTCGTCACCGGCCTCGGCCCCGACGAGGAGCGGCTGCTGCGCGATCTGCTGGATCAGGCCCGGGGCGAAGGGGAAGACTGACGCCTCATGGGGGTCTTCGTCTTTCTGCCTCTGATCCTTCCGCTCACGGCCTGGCCGGTCGCACGCCTCGCCGAACAGCATCTGCATCCGCGGACCGCGACCCGGCTGCTGACGGTGCTGGCCGTGGTGCTGGCGCTGTGCAGCACCGTGTGCCTGGCGCTGGTGATGGTGGTCGGCACCGCCCAACTGCCCGGCAACCCCTTGCCCGACGGCTGGTCCGACCCCGAGGTGCGGGCGGCGGTGCCCTACGACGAGGTCGTGGGCAAGGCCGCGATTCCCGCGCTGTGCGCGGTGGTGGTGGCCTGCGCCCGGACGCTGAGGCGGCACGGGCGGGTGCGCCGCCAGGCGCATCTGGCCCTGGCGGGGCTGCGGGGGACGGAGGTGGCGGTGCTGCCCGACGCCGTGCCCTACGCGTACGCGCTGCCGCCCGGCGGACGCCGGGCCGGGGGTGGGGTGTCGCGGGCCGGCGCCGGGCGCGGCCGGGTCGTGGTGACCACGGCCCTGCTGGACCGGCTCCGGCCGGGCGAACGGCGGGCGCTGTTCGCCCACGAGCGGGCGCACCTGGCCGCACGCCACGACCGCTTCCTGCTCGCCGTGCAGCTGGCCGCCCGCGCCAACCCGTTCCTGCGGCCGCTGCGCTCCGCCGTGGCCTACACGGCGGAGCGGTGGGCGGACGAGGAGGCGGCCCGGGCGATCGGCAGCCGCCGCACCGTGGCGAGGGCGATCGGCACGGCCGCGCTCGTCTCGCGGGGCACCCCGCTGCCCACGCTCGCGGGACTCGCCGCTCCCGGCCCGGTGCCCCGCCGGGTGGCGGCCCTGCTGGGCCCGGCCCCCGCCGTGCACGACTGGCCGCCGGTGTTCACGGCGGTCGGGCTGGCCGCGTGGTGCGCGGCGGCGGGTACAGCCGTCTCGGCGATGTCGTCCGCGAACGCGGCCGTGACGATGTTCCTCATCCTGCACGCGGCGACACCGCTCTGACCGACGTGTCCGAGCGGCTGGCGCGCCCTCGGGGGCGCGGGGAACTGCGCGACAAGCCACGATGGCGCCGCACTCGGCAGACAGCGGGAAGTTCCATCCCGGAAGCCGCCGGGGCGTGGCCGCAGCCCTCCTCGCTGACCGGCGTGCCCGAGCGGCTGGCGCGCCCTCGGGGGCGCGGGGAACTGCGCGACAAGCCACGATGGCGCCGCACTCGGCAGACAGCGGGAAGTTCCATCCCGGAAGCCGCCGGGGCGTGGCCGCAGCCCTCCTCGCTGACCGGCGTGCCCGAGCGGCGGGCGCGCCCTCGGGGGCGCGGGGAACTGCGCGACAAGCCATGACGGCGCCGCACCCGGTAGGCAGCAGGAAGTCGACGCGACCGTGCCGCAGCCCGCCTCCACGGCGGACCGCGGCACCAGAAGCAGCCGACCTGCGAGGGCTCAGCCCACGACGCGGCCCAGTTCGATCCGGTCGATGTTCGGCGCCCAGGCGGCGGCGTTGCCGAACGTCACCTTGTTCGCGCCCTTCGCCAGATCGACCGGGATCCCGACGGTCCAGTAGTCGTCCCAGCTCCAGGTGTTCTTGAAGGTGACCTTCCGCGGCGCGGCGCTCCCGACCCCGATGTCCGCCGTACGGGACATGATGTCCGTGTTGTAGGCGTGGCCGTTGTCCCGGCGGTCGTTGTGGGCGTAGTGGACGACCAGCATGAAGCGGCCGGACCTGGGGGCGTCGACCGTGAACTCGGCGGTGCTGGAGGGGCTGTTGCCCAGCCACCCGATGTACGAACCCGCGGAGGCGTGCGGGGAGTCGACGAGCTTCGCGCCGCCCGTGAGCGTGGCCGAGGCGCCCTCGTAGGAGAGGGTGCCCGAGGCCGAGCCGTCACCCGAGCCGTCACCCGAGACGTCGAGGGAGCGGACGGCGGAGTGGCCCGACGTCATCGCGACCCGGTTGTTGCCCGCGACCAGGTACAGCCGCAGCGGGCGGCCGGGCGCCGCCGTGACGCTCTCACCGTGCAGCGCGAGCTTCACCGCGGCCGAAGCCCGCGGGATCACCGTGTAGTAGCCGTCGCGCGGGGCGTAGACGTCGAAGACGGCCTTGTCACCCGAGCGCAGGACCAAGGCGCCCGTGCCCACGCCCGCCGAGGACGAGTAGTCGTACGACGGTGTGCCGCTGATGTCCGCCAGGGTGGCCTCGTACGAGGCGCCGGCCGCGCCGGTGCGGACCGTCAGGTCGATCCGGTCGAGCGTCACCTCGGCGTCGCCCTTGGACAGCACCAACCGGTGCGTGCCCGCCGTCAGCCGGACGCCGACGTCCTTCTTGGCGCGGTAGGTCCAGTTCTCCGTGGAGGGGTAGGTGACCGTCACCGGGTCGGCGCCGTCGACGATCAGCTTCTGCGTCGCGGGCCCGCCGGACTGGTTGCCGTACAGGATCCCCAGGTCGTAGGTGCCGTCCTCCGGCACGTTCACCGTGAAGGCGACCTTGCTGCCGGGTTGGTTGAGGGAGCCGACGTCCTTGGTGCCGGAGGCCGCGTAGCCGTTGGCGTTGCTCACGGTGCCCTGGGTGTAGACCTTGCCGTCGGTGATGGCCGCGTCCTCGGCCTCGTACGACGCCGACCAGGGGACGGTGGCGGCGGACGGGGTGCCCGAGCCGCCCGGGGTGAGGACGATCCGGTACGCCGACATCTTGTGCAGGCCGCGCAGCGGTACGGTCACCGAACCGTCGTCCGAGACCTTCACCTTGGTGCGCGCCAGGACCCGCGGCGCCGCGTGCTTCCCCTCGTACCCCGACCAGGCGGCCTCGGCGACGGTCGCCGTGACCGTACGGCCGAACACGGACCGGGGGACGCGCTGCACGACCACGTCCGAATCGCCGTCCGCGCCCCCGAGCAGTACCTGCGCCTGGCGGCGGGAGGCGTCCAGGGAGGCGAGTCCCTGCAGGGTGTCGACGGTGTTCGGCCGCGGCGGCGTCACCTTCACGGTGTTCCCGGTCAGGCCCGCGTACCAGCGGAACAGCCACCAGCCGCCGTTGGGGATGTTCGAGCGCACCACATGGCCGCTGAGATTCCCGGCGGCGTCCCAGTACGCCATGTTGGCGTACACCTTGTTGCGCTCGAACATCGACACCCACTGCACCAGCTGGCCGGGCACGGACAGGTCGCGGCGGTTGGCGTACTCGTCGATATTGATCTTCAGCGGGGCGACGCCCGCCTCGCGCTCCAGCCCGCGGTAGTCGTCGTAGTGCGCCTGGAAGTCGCGCAGGGAGCCCGAGCCGAGTTCGTGCCAGGTCATCACCTGGGGCAGCACGTTCTCCCGCTGGGTGAACGCGAGGAAGTCCTTCAGCAGACGCGAGTGGTACGCGGCCTCGTTGGGACCGGCGATCCGCGCGTCCGGATCGATCGCGCGGATGCGCTGGTACACCGTCTTCCAGTCCCGGAAGAATCGGTCGCGGTTCTTCTCGTACTGCGCCTGATCCTGGACGTCGAGCTTGTACCAGATCTGGTCGGGCTCGTTGAACGGGATGTAGACGAAGCGGTCGCTGTTCGGGGCGGCCGATATCTCCTTGACGATCTTGTCGACCTTGGGCAGGTAGTCGTCGATGCCGAGGTCCTCGTACGGCCACTTCGCGTAGATGTCCTGCATCATCACGTTGATCTCGCCGCCACCGGCGCGGAAGAACGACTTGGAGACGGTGAGCGCGTCCCCGTTGGGGTGCTGGGCGCCGCCCTCCGGCTTCTGCGAGATGCTGGTGATCTTCAGGGGCTCCATCACGGCGTCACTGGGCACCCCGTCGTCACTGAGCCCGTAGAGGGAGCCGTTGGCGCCGAGCATCACCCGGCCCTCGGACGCGCCCAGGTCGACGGTGAGGCGTTGCGGGTCGGCTGCGGCTGCCGCGGGACCTGCCGCGGGGAGGGTGGCTGCCATGGCGGCTGCTCCAAGTAGTGCTGTGAACAAGGCGGTTCTGGTGCGGGATCTCGTGCGGGTGGGGGTGATCACGCTGCTGGACCTCCGGTCATTTGACGGCTCCACTGGTGATTCCGGACACGATCTTTCGCTGGCCGACGAGGAACACGGCGACCATGGGCAGGCTCATCACCACGACGTACGCGAAGACGAGATGCCAGTTCTCGAGGTAGAGCTGGGCGCTGGCGACCTGGTAGAGGTTGAGCGGCAGGGGCGCCCGGTCTCCGCCGCCGAGGACGAAGAACGCGTAGAAGACGTCGCTCCAGGCGTAGAGCATCACCATGATCGTGGCGGTGGCGATGACCGGCCGGAGCAGGGGCAGGACGATCCGCCAGAAGATCCGGGACGGGGCCGCCCCGTCCATCCGGGCCGCCTCCTCCAACTCCAGCGGGATGGCGCGGATGAAGCCGGTCATGAAGAAGATCGACGTCGACAGGTACATGCCGGTGTAGACGGCGATCATGCCGGGCCGGGTGCCCGCAAGCCCCAGCTGGCGCAGCTCCATCACGATGGTGATGACGGCCGGCGGCAGCAGCAGCCCGCTGATGCACAGCGCGTACGCCGCCGACACCAGCCTCGACTTCCGGCGCGCGAACACCCAGGCGGCGCCCGCGCCCAGGATCAGCACCAGGACCACCGAAGGCACCACGACCAGCAACGAGTTGAGGAAGCCGCCCAGCATCTCGCCCTCGCTGACGGCGTCCGCGTAGTTGGCGGCGGGCTGCCAGTGCCCGGGCGGATCCAGGTTCGGCCTGATGGCCTCCGCCTGCGGCTTGGCCGAGGTGACGGCGACCAGCCACAGCGGCACGCCGACGGCTGACCCGGCCAGCAGCAGGACCAGGGCGGGACGCCCGTAACGCCAGACCGGGGTCACAGCAGCTGCTCCCTTCGCCGGAGCCCCACGACCAGCGGGATCGCCACGGCGACCACGACCAGGAAGAGCACGAGGCTCATCGCGGAGGCCTGGGCGTACAGGCCCTGCCCGAAGATCCGGAACATGTAGATGTTGAAGACCTCCGTGGAGGCGGCCGGCCCGCCGCCGGTCGTGGCCTGCACGATGTCGAAGGTGTTCATCGAACCGATCAGCGCCGTGGTGACGTTGAAGGTCACGGCCGGTGCGAGCATCGGCCAGCGCACCGACCAGAACGTCCGCCACGGCCCGGCACCGTCGATCCGGGCGGCCTCGAGCATGTCCCCGGGGATGCCCTTCAGCCCCGCCAGATAGATCAGCATGGACAGGCCCATCCACTTCCAGCCGTGGATGAGGGTGACGATCACCAGCGTCCAGGTCGTCGAGCCCAGCCACGGAACGTCCGTGCCCAGCACGGAGTTGACGGCACCCTTCTGGTCGAGGAGCGCCCGGAAGACATAGCCGGTCGCGAGTGCCGAGATCAGCACCGGCAGGAAGAAGACCACACGGAAGAACCGGTTGAAGCGGCTGTCGTCCTCCAGCAGCAGCGCCAGCACCAGCCCGAAACCGTTCTGGAACACCGCCGCCAGCAGCGCGTACACCAGCGTCGTACGGATCGCGCGCGGCAGTGAGCCGTCCTCGGTGATCGTCCTGAAGTTGTCCAGGCCCGTGAAGGCGATGTCCGCGTGGTACGAGGACCAGTCGGTGAACGGGTAGTAGAAGTTGAGCAGGTTGGGCACCAGGAAGAAGCCCGCGAAGACCGCGATCGCGGGGAGCGCGAACCACCAGGGGTGGTGCACGGCAGCGCGCGGAAGCCGCCCCACGCCCTTGGGCGCGCCCGGTGCGGCAGGCTGCCTGCGTGTACGTACGACCGTGTCCGCCATCGTCAGAACCCGGGCGTGCCCTGGGCCTTGGCCACCTGCGCGAACTGGTCCTGGATGGCCTGGGCGACCTGCTGTGGGCTCTTCTTGCCGAAGATCATGTCAGCCAGGTAGAGGTGGGTGTCCGGGGCGACGATTGCCTTGGCCTGGAACACGCCGACGGCCTTCGGCAGGGCCGCGACCTGTGCCTTGGACGTCTCGGGAAGTCCGCCGGGGGTGGGCACGGACGGCTGCACGGACGGGATCTTCATCGCCTTGATGTAGTCCGGGTAGTCCGGACCGAGCCAGAAGGCGAGGAACTGCCGGGCCGCGTTCTGCCGCTTGTCGTCACCGGTCCTGAAGGCGACGACCCCGTTGGTCTGGTCGGGGGAGTACAGGCCGGTCGCCGA
Protein-coding regions in this window:
- the htpG gene encoding molecular chaperone HtpG, with amino-acid sequence MTTETFEFQVEARQLLQLMIHSVYSNKDVFLRELVSNASDALDKLRLEKLRDDSLDADVSDLHIELDIDKEARTLTVRDNGIGMSYDEVGQLIGTIANSGTATFLKELKEAKDAGGAEGLIGQFGVGFYSGFMAADEVTLVTRRAGEGQGTRWTSRGEATYTLERVDDAPQGTSVTLHLKPADPENQLHDYTSEWTIREIVKRYSDFITWPIRMVPEAKDGESAPEPETLNSMKALWARSRDEVSDDEYHELYKHISHDWREPLETIRLQAEGTFEYQALLFVPSHAPHDLFTRDFKRGVQLYVKRVFIMDDCEALLPPYLRFVKGVVDAQDLSLNVSREILQQDRHIRMMQRRLTKKVLSTVKEIKTKDADRYATFWREFGTALKEGLVTDSENRDAILAVSSFATTHSADEPTTLAQYVERMKDGQEDIWFITGESRQSIENSPHMEAFRDKGIEVLLLTDAVDEVWVDAVGEFQGKKLRSVAKGEIDLDAEGEEKAGEEREKQAEEYAGLLGWMQERLDEDIKEVRLSTRLTISPACVVSDAHDLTPALENMYRAMGQEVPRTKRILELNPGHPLVKGLHEAYRASEDRSELAESAELLHALAVLAEGGQPKDPARFVRLVADRLERTL
- a CDS encoding BlaI/MecI/CopY family transcriptional regulator translates to MTDPGQRPRRGQGELEALVLSALREADGPATAGWVQERLGGDLAYTTVITILTRLLGKGAVTRERVGRSFAWTPDSDQAGLAARKMRKVLDAESDRGAVLASFVTGLGPDEERLLRDLLDQARGEGED
- a CDS encoding carbohydrate ABC transporter permease yields the protein MADTVVRTRRQPAAPGAPKGVGRLPRAAVHHPWWFALPAIAVFAGFFLVPNLLNFYYPFTDWSSYHADIAFTGLDNFRTITEDGSLPRAIRTTLVYALLAAVFQNGFGLVLALLLEDDSRFNRFFRVVFFLPVLISALATGYVFRALLDQKGAVNSVLGTDVPWLGSTTWTLVIVTLIHGWKWMGLSMLIYLAGLKGIPGDMLEAARIDGAGPWRTFWSVRWPMLAPAVTFNVTTALIGSMNTFDIVQATTGGGPAASTEVFNIYMFRIFGQGLYAQASAMSLVLFLVVVAVAIPLVVGLRRREQLL
- a CDS encoding CBM35 domain-containing protein is translated as MAATLPAAGPAAAAADPQRLTVDLGASEGRVMLGANGSLYGLSDDGVPSDAVMEPLKITSISQKPEGGAQHPNGDALTVSKSFFRAGGGEINVMMQDIYAKWPYEDLGIDDYLPKVDKIVKEISAAPNSDRFVYIPFNEPDQIWYKLDVQDQAQYEKNRDRFFRDWKTVYQRIRAIDPDARIAGPNEAAYHSRLLKDFLAFTQRENVLPQVMTWHELGSGSLRDFQAHYDDYRGLEREAGVAPLKINIDEYANRRDLSVPGQLVQWVSMFERNKVYANMAYWDAAGNLSGHVVRSNIPNGGWWLFRWYAGLTGNTVKVTPPRPNTVDTLQGLASLDASRRQAQVLLGGADGDSDVVVQRVPRSVFGRTVTATVAEAAWSGYEGKHAAPRVLARTKVKVSDDGSVTVPLRGLHKMSAYRIVLTPGGSGTPSAATVPWSASYEAEDAAITDGKVYTQGTVSNANGYAASGTKDVGSLNQPGSKVAFTVNVPEDGTYDLGILYGNQSGGPATQKLIVDGADPVTVTYPSTENWTYRAKKDVGVRLTAGTHRLVLSKGDAEVTLDRIDLTVRTGAAGASYEATLADISGTPSYDYSSSAGVGTGALVLRSGDKAVFDVYAPRDGYYTVIPRASAAVKLALHGESVTAAPGRPLRLYLVAGNNRVAMTSGHSAVRSLDVSGDGSGDGSASGTLSYEGASATLTGGAKLVDSPHASAGSYIGWLGNSPSSTAEFTVDAPRSGRFMLVVHYAHNDRRDNGHAYNTDIMSRTADIGVGSAAPRKVTFKNTWSWDDYWTVGIPVDLAKGANKVTFGNAAAWAPNIDRIELGRVVG
- a CDS encoding twin-arginine translocase TatA/TatE family subunit gives rise to the protein MFGLSELAIILIVVIAVIGMKKLPELTRSAGKAARILKAEARAAKDEEAGTAPAPRVVQGEVVPPGTGTTPPGARPAGAPDHP
- a CDS encoding carbohydrate ABC transporter permease encodes the protein MTPVWRYGRPALVLLLAGSAVGVPLWLVAVTSAKPQAEAIRPNLDPPGHWQPAANYADAVSEGEMLGGFLNSLLVVVPSVVLVLILGAGAAWVFARRKSRLVSAAYALCISGLLLPPAVITIVMELRQLGLAGTRPGMIAVYTGMYLSTSIFFMTGFIRAIPLELEEAARMDGAAPSRIFWRIVLPLLRPVIATATIMVMLYAWSDVFYAFFVLGGGDRAPLPLNLYQVASAQLYLENWHLVFAYVVVMSLPMVAVFLVGQRKIVSGITSGAVK
- a CDS encoding M56 family metallopeptidase — its product is MGVFVFLPLILPLTAWPVARLAEQHLHPRTATRLLTVLAVVLALCSTVCLALVMVVGTAQLPGNPLPDGWSDPEVRAAVPYDEVVGKAAIPALCAVVVACARTLRRHGRVRRQAHLALAGLRGTEVAVLPDAVPYAYALPPGGRRAGGGVSRAGAGRGRVVVTTALLDRLRPGERRALFAHERAHLAARHDRFLLAVQLAARANPFLRPLRSAVAYTAERWADEEAARAIGSRRTVARAIGTAALVSRGTPLPTLAGLAAPGPVPRRVAALLGPAPAVHDWPPVFTAVGLAAWCAAAGTAVSAMSSANAAVTMFLILHAATPL
- a CDS encoding TerD family protein codes for the protein MGVSLSKGGNVSLSKEAPGLTAVLVGLGWDVRTTTGTDYDLDASALLLDASGKVPSDQHFVFYNQLKSPDGSVEHTGDNLTGEGEGDDESVKVNLAAVPAEIEKIVFPVSIHDAENRGQSFGQVRNAFIRVVNQAGGQEIARYDLSEDASTETAMVFGELYRHGTEWKFRAVGQGYASGLAGIASDFGVNV